One genomic window of Aricia agestis chromosome 7, ilAriAges1.1, whole genome shotgun sequence includes the following:
- the LOC121728938 gene encoding uncharacterized protein LOC121728938, whose protein sequence is MAQKPRKLAHIKPSKYEGSSVLHSNKEYWSKVFEQIDKNTENPIPKVLPSELSERVCEILGIGIKAEKSSKINKSHIQPQRRIIKEPYLSFRKQLHLDREWQSDTEVELASDDEEDKKEDVHREFLKKPIREQITWATHYLEPEKEHEKSLIRRADDLTDRIAKEFSDYMKQLGGDQQSHLFDTKTIKELFQIEFDTHVSRGLQVVPKELPTVEEKVAVATGNVQKSRSAALQREISKDIRAEKRPDLFLAFGRSVPQQDQWRNPRNDTRSLWRSARHVPRDLVTLKTVWDGITHLRSVKEYCRWMIEHPEHKRPPYLTSLGMFDPAVLDARLTLEMDHQVPRLTLTEAPAPVDHIRRRLSELLE, encoded by the exons ATGGCTCAAAAACCGAGAAAACTTGCACACATCAAGCCTTCCAAGTACGAGGGCTCGTCGGTGTTGCATAGCAACAAGGAGTATTGGAGCAAGGTCTTTGAACAG ATCGACAAAAACACTGAGAATCCTATACCTAAAGTGCTGCCCAGTGAACTAAGCGAAAGAGTCTGTGAGATTCTCGGCATTGGAATTAAGGCGGAGAAGTcttctaaaattaataaaagccaca TACAACCGCAGAGGAGAATAATAAAGGAGCCATATTTGTCATTTAGGAAACAACTGCACTTAGACAGGGAGTGGCAGTCTGACACTGAAGTAGAACTGGCATCCGA TGATGAAGAAGATAAAAAGGAAGATGTTCATAGGGAGTTTCTAAAGAAACCTATACGCGAACAAATAACCTGGGCAACTCATTACTTGGAACCCGAGAAAGAGCACGAGAAAAGTCTCATCAGACGAGCAGATGATTTGACAGATAGG ATCGCTAAAGAGTTTAGTGACTACATGAAGCAGCTAGGTGGAGATCAACAGTCTCATTTATTTGACACCAAAACTATCAAGGAACTTTTTCAG ataGAATTTGATACACACGTATCCCGAGGACTTCAAGTTGTGCCAAAAGAGCTGCCGACAGTCGAAGAAAAAGTCGCAGTAGCCACAGGGAATGTTCAG aaatctCGCTCGGCCGCTCTt cagagGGAGATATCGAAGGATATTCGGGCGGAAAAGCGGCCAGATTTATTTTTGGCGTTCGGCAGAAGTGTACCACAGCAAGACCAGTGGAGGAATCCACGCAACGATACTAGAAGCTTGTGGAGGTCGGCACGGCATGTGCCTCGTGACCTGGTTACGCTGAAGACCGTTTGGGACGGAATTACTCATTTGAG gaGCGTGAAAGAGTACTGCCGGTGGATGATAGAGCACCCGGAGCACAAGCGGCCCCCGTACCTCACGAGTCTGGGGATGTTCGACCCGGCGGTGCTGGACGCGCGACTCACGCTGGAGATGGACCACCAGGTTCCCCGACTGACCCTCACCGAAGCTCCCGCCCCCGTCGATCACATCAGGAGAAGATTGTCCGAGTTGCTCGAATAG
- the LOC121728897 gene encoding organic cation transporter protein-like encodes MNSANKMEFETVLNEELGEIGKYQIINILLLMIPTTVSGFLASDYIFTAGRLPHRCAVPLCDGLSPEYAPEWILNAIPETSSGFADCSRYANISSDMTQNNTCPIELFDINDVVSCESFVYERTNTVVYDFGLECNEWLRALAGTLNSVGGMFALPLAGLVSDQLGRRVSIVFFAFNVALVGVVRAFSVNYYMYIALQFLQTAIGGGMFSAAYILATELVGAKYRVATSATMSSCFALGQALFGAIAAGVQPWRHLTLTAFAPAFLLLSYYWLVTESHRWLLSKGRSARAKATLERGARLNGRIISPEKMSYLLTAISDQEKLKSNSTEIPSSRLLFSRVIQSPIMLRRCCTTPVYWIATTFIYYGLSINSVSLSGNIYLNYVLIALIEIPGYWTAVLLLDRIGRKPTLFFGYMICALCCIAFSFTPNDFYGLSLILYLTGKFCIGTVFTSLYLYTLELYPTRYRHSFIAFSSMLGRIGSIVAPLTPPLMDYWSGLPSMLFGVVATTAGLLVLTQPETRGRRVPDTFEDAEDIK; translated from the coding sequence ATGAATAGTGCTAACAAAATGGAATTCGAAACGGTTCTCAACGAAGAATTAGGAGAGATCggaaaatatcaaataataaacATTCTCCTGCTAATGATACCCACAACGGTGTCCGGATTCTTGGCGTCGGATTATATATTCACGGCGGGGAGGCTCCCGCACCGCTGCGCCGTACCTTTGTGCGACGGATTATCGCCGGAATACGCTCCCGAATGGATTCTCAACGCTATACCAGAAACATCCAGCGGCTTCGCCGATTGTTCGCGTTACGCAAATATTTCGAGCGATATGACTCAAAACAATACCTGTCCTATAGAATTGTTCGACATAAACGACGTCGTCAGCTGCGAGAGCTTTGTGTACGAGCGGACGAACACGGTCGTCTACGATTTCGGCCTGGAATGCAACGAATGGCTGCGAGCCCTGGCCGGAACTCTGAACAGTGTCGGTGGAATGTTCGCCCTTCCGCTGGCCGGCCTCGTATCGGATCAACTGGGGAGACGGGTCTCGATAGTGTTTTTCGCCTTCAATGTCGCTCTAGTGGGAGTCGTGCGGGCGTTCTCGGTCAACTACTACATGTACATAGCGCTTCAGTTCTTGCAAACGGCGATCGGGGGCGGAATGTTTAGTGCGGCGTACATTCTAGCCACGGAGCTCGTCGGGGCGAAGTACCGGGTGGCGACTAGTGCCACTATGTCGTCCTGTTTCGCGCTCGGGCAGGCGCTGTTCGGCGCGATCGCCGCCGGCGTCCAGCCGTGGCGTCATCTGACGCTGACCGCCTTCGCGCCGGCGTTCCTGCTGCTGTCGTACTACTGGCTCGTCACCGAGAGTCACCGGTGGCTGCTCAGCAAGGGTAGGAGCGCCAGAGCCAAAGCCACGCTGGAGCGAGGCGCACGGTTGAACGGAAGAATTATATCTCCGGAAAAAATGAGCTACCTCCTCACGGCAATATCCGATCAGGAGAAGCTGAAATCGAATTCGACCGAAATTCCCAGTAGTAGATTATTGTTTAGTCGAGTTATTCAGTCCCCGATTATGTTGCGCAGATGTTGCACGACGCCGGTGTACTGGATCGCGACGACGTTCATATACTACGGGTTATCTATTAACTCGGTGAGCTTATCTGGCAATATATATTTGAATTATGTACTGATAGCTCTAATAGAAATTCCGGGCTATTGGACTGCCGTTTTATTGCTGGACCGAATTGGCCGCAAGCCGACTCTATTCTTCGGGTACATGATTTGCGCGTTGTGCTGTATTGCATTTTCATTTACGCCGAACGACTTTTACGGGCTATCGTTGATTTTGTATTTGACCGGAAAGTTTTGCATAGGTACGGTGTTCACGTCTTTATACCTGTATACTCTGGAGTTATATCCGACGAGGTATCGCCACTCTTTTATAGCTTTTTCGTCGATGCTGGGTCGGATCGGGTCGATCGTGGCTCCGCTCACTCCGCCGCTGATGGACTACTGGTCGGGGCTGCCGTCGATGTTGTTCGGTGTAGTGGCGACTACGGCCGGCTTGTTGGTGCTCACACAGCCGGAGACTCGGGGACGAAGAGTACCGGACACCTTTGAGGATGCAgaagatataaaataa
- the LOC121728816 gene encoding uncharacterized protein LOC121728816, giving the protein MSCGKQVRLVKKWDKPRKIEVIKPSKYEKTPVAVRTHWRNVIKALELSYKDEKFWETQSDKVRELVGPKIFKRLEKIFNLPPRVGLYEPKSDVVSRQASHEFYHRTHVRKEAVLPTTCSATDFDESLYKNDIEELAEEESERWSTSTNIYDSVCYMPSNRVSLIRSRSSVGRSGSAKGSKYRTWSSVKSWKPKASYDVASSYFDDLIVHHSRNKDKEKSSRAHNPHHHMLYCSESETDMIKWNSKYKQKKLEVSASDEYSRRAEILTKTIAKDFYDWWVSLGSLEFKSEIKRAEDIEELFQLWFDEHASRELKLDHKIVPCVLKSISEYTGIKKASCSEVLKQQIANDIHAETKPAHTVAFASSLPQKLKHLPPKNNTKELWGPVPIPEDLKSMTCVWGDIQHLTSTKAFLKWMKQKPDLRIPPFLQKVDKGGKKLPYTVPSDYVQAEKTKSDLAVLASKLSIDLSKELSNLMS; this is encoded by the exons atgtcttGCGGTAAACAAGTCAGGTTAGTAAAGAAATGGGACAAACCccggaaaatagaggtcattaAGCCGTCTAAATACGAGAAGACCCCAGTAGCTGTGAGGACTCACTGGAGGAATGTCATCAAGGCTCTGGAGCTGTCATACAAAGATGAaaag TTCTGGGAGACTCAATCTGACAAAGTCAGGGAATTGGTTGgaccaaaaatatttaaaaggctCGAGAAGATCTTTAATCTGCCGCCCCGGGTCGGCTTATACGAGCCCAAATCTGATGTCGTGTCGAGGCAAGCTTCACATGAATTTTATCACCGTACACATGTGAGGAAGGAG GCTGTGTTACCGACGACATGCTCCGCGACAGATTTCGACGAGTCGCTCTACAAGAACGATATAGAAGAATTAGCCGAAGAGGAATCCGAGAGATGGTCCACTTCTACCAACATATACGATAGTGTATGTTATATGCCGAGTAACAGAGTGAGTTTGATACGAAGCAGATCGAGCGTTGGTCGCAGTGGCTCAGCGAAAGGATCGAAATATAGAACCTGGTCGTCCGTAAAATCATGGAAACCAAAAGCGTCATATGATGTAGCGTCTTCGTATTTTGATGACCTGATTGTCCACCACAGCAGGAATAAAGA TAAGGAAAAATCATCAAGAGCTCACAATCCACATCATCACATGTTGTACTGCAGCGAATCCGAAACTGATATGATCAAATGGAATTCCAAATACAAACAGAAGAAACTTGAGGTGTCAGCCTCCGACGAGTATAGCAGAAGAGCTGAAATTTTGACTAAAACC ATTGCAAAAGACTTCTACGACTGGTGGGTATCTCTTGGTAGCCTTGAATTCAAAAGTGAAATAAAACGTGCTGAAGATATTGAAGAATTGTTTCAG cttTGGTTCGACGAGCATGCTTCTCGAGAGCTGAAATTGGATCACAAAATTGTTCCTTGCGTTTTGAAATCTATTTCTGAGTACACTGGAATTAAAAAg GCTTCCTGCTCCGAAGTGTTGAAGCAGCAAATAGCTAATGACATTCACGCTGAAACGAAACCAGCTCATACTGTAGCGTTTGCATCAAGTCTGCCACAAAAACTGAAGCATCTTCCGCCGAAAAATAACACGAAAGAACTGTGGGGGCCGGTGCCAATACCCGAAGATTTAAAGTCCATGACTTGTGTTTGGGGCGACATACAACACTTGAC ATCGACGAAAGCGTTCCTGAAATGGATGAAGCAAAAGCCAGATTTGCGTATACCGCCTTTCCTACAGAAAGTTGACAAGGGGGGCAAAAAACTCCCTTACACGGTACCATCCGACTACGTCCAAGCTGAAAAGACAAAGTCCGATCTAGCGGTGCTCGCCTCTAAACTGTCGATCGACCTGAGCAAGGAACTAAGCAATCTAATGTcttga